The Salvelinus sp. IW2-2015 linkage group LG6.2, ASM291031v2, whole genome shotgun sequence genome window below encodes:
- the LOC111965724 gene encoding kelch repeat and BTB domain-containing protein 13 encodes MEASRSQGLERAAEAQSESPKLGEGVQQAGSLRVRVEGSVLTVDRALLEQCSEYFRALFRSGMRESQEDELHLKGGVHARGFLIALAVCRGEKLSLQDPDELIEAVECAAFLQVASLSQHLCDIIDSDNCLLLYHAATIFGLPNLFHCAALFLCEAYSDLKGEATSTLPEELVRYAESLSPASFVALGTHSPSMELLKDSFRNVCYLDEVEGEWRHLTDLPTHTSTSMAGVAVLDNRLYVVGGIYGYGKGTVDGGFCYDPGTSTWSVLPGPQQPRAEFTLLGHEGKLYAIGGEHQKITMSSAEAYDVATGEWAFVQSAPRPVAAVACAIARRRMFVCFWRPPDTTDIYEYIPAKDKWMLATTMIRPQSYGHCMVAHRDNLYVMRNGPSDDFLRCLMDRYNITTGQWTAIPGSYINTKGALFTAMVRGDSVFTVKHMLTLEYTIAGDTWKPRRETKKGFPKSGSLWTCLLRLPKAGL; translated from the coding sequence ATGGAGGCCTCCAGAAGCCAGGGACTCGAAAGAGCTGCCGAAGCCCAAAGTGAGAGCCCCAAGCTGGGGGAGGGAGTGCAGCAGGCAGGCTCTCTGAGGGTAAGGGTGGAGGGGAGCGTTTTAACTGTGGACCGGGCTTTGCTGGAGCAGTGCAGTGAGTACTTCCGCGCGCTCTTCCGGTCTGGCATGAGGGAGAGCCAGGAGGATGAGCTGCATCTAAAAGGAGGAGTGCATGCACGGGGTTTCCTGATCGCTTTGGCAGTGTGCAGGGGCGAGAAACTTTCTTTACAGGACCCGGATGAACTAATAGAGGCCGTGGAATGTGCTGCCTTTCTCCAGGTGGCGTCACTGTCCCAGCACCTCTGCGATATCATTGACTCTGACAACTGCCTCCTGCTCTACCATGCGGCGACCATCTTTGGTCTACCCAACCTGTTCCACTGTGCTGCCCTGTTCCTCTGCGARGCCTATAGTGACCTGAAGGGGGAGGCAACAAGCACGCTACCAGAGGAGTTGGTYCGGTATGCAGAGTCTTTGTCGCCAGCATCTTTCGTCGCTTTGGGAACCCACTCACCCTCTATGGAGCTGCTGAAGGACTCCTTTAGGAACGTGTGTTACCTGGACgaggtggagggagagtggaggcaCCTAACAGACCTCCCCACTCACACCAGCACCTCCATGGCGGGCGTCGCCGTCCTGGACAACCGGCTGTATGTGGTGGGGGGTATTTACGGCTATGGCAAAGGCACGGTGGACGGCGGCTTCTGCTACGACCCAGGGACGAGTACGTGGAGCGTGCTTCCTGGACCCCAACAGCCCCGTGCCGARTTCACCCTTCTGGGGCACGAGGGGAAGTTGTACGCCATCGGTGGTGAGCACCAGAAAATAACCATGTCCTCCGCCGAGGCTTATGATGTAGCCACAGGAGAATGGGCGTTCGTGCAGTCCGCACCACGGCCTGTGGCAGCTGTGGCATGCGCCATCGCCCGAAGgcggatgtttgtgtgtttctggAGGCCGCCAGACACCACGGATATCTACGAGTACATCCCGGCGAAGGACAAGTGGATGTTAGCCACCACGATGATAAGGCCGCAGAGCTACGGACACTGTATGGTGGCCCACAGGGACAATTTGTATGTGATGCGCAATGGGCCCTCGGACGACTTCCTACGCTGCCTCATGGACCGTTACAACATCACCACGGGACAGTGGACCGCCATACCAGGAAGTTACATCAACACTAAGGGAGCGCTGTTTACCGCCATGGTCAGGGGTGACTCTGTGTTCACGGTCAAACACATGCTAACTCTGGAGTATACCATTGCTGGGGACACATGGAAACCCCGTAGGGAGACGAAGAAAGGCTTTCCCAAGAGTGGCTCACTATGGACATGCTTACTGAGGCTTCCCAAGGCTGGCCTGTAA